The DNA sequence CAGTAACATCAACCTAGAGGTTTCCGGACGTTTCTTGTAGAATAAAATAATAAACATAAAAAATAGGTTGGTGTTTGCCCGATGAAACAAGAGAAACCGTTATACGGCGGCCAGGCGGTTGTCGAAGGGGTCATGTTTGCCGGCAAAACGCATTCTGTCACCGCCATTCGCCGCACCGATGGAACGATCGAGTACTTTTCCGCACCGCGCCGCGCCAATCCGACGCTGGCCGCCTTCAAAAAAATCCCGTTTGTCCGCGGCATCGTCGCCATTATTGAAGCGAGCGCAACCGGGGCCAAACATTTGCAGTTTGCAAGCGAACGGTATGACGTCGCCCTAGGGGAAGAACAGACGGAGGCCGAAAGCAGTTCCAACCTGACGCTGATTCTCGGCGCCGCCGCGATCGGCGTGCTCTCGTTTTTGTTCGCCAAAACGGTGTTCACGCTCATCCCAGCGTTGCTCGCCGCCGCTTTCAAGCCGCTCATCCCGGGAAAAACGGGGCAAATTTTGCTTGAAGGGGCTTTTAAGCTCGCCTTATTGCTCGGCTACATTTACTTTATTTCCTTGACGCCGCTTGTAAAACGTGTCTTTCAATACCACGGGGCGGAACATAAAGTGATCAACGCCTATGAAGCAGGCTGGCCGCTCACTGTCGAACATGTCCAACGCGCCTCGCGCCTTCACTACCGGTGCGGTAGCAGCTTCATTTTATTTACCGTCATCGTCGGCTTGTTTCTGTATTTGTTCGTGCCGACCGATCCGCTTTGGCTGCGGATTGTGAACCGGCTCGCCTTAATTCCGGTCGTGCTCGGCGTTTCGTTTGAGGTGCTGCAGTTTACAAATAAATGGAGGGACATTCCGTTGCTGCGCTGGCTGGGCTATCCCGGTCTATGGCTGCAGCGGCTGACGACAAAAGAGCCGGACGACGACCAAGTGGAAGTGGCCATCGCTTCGTTCCAGCAGCTTCTTCGTTTAGAGGCGGAAGCGGAAGCGAAAAAAGCGGTGCAGTAATCGTAAAGGGGGTGGATTCATTGCGGCACAGGGCTGTTCACCCGCTCGCCGGACTTATGATTTTGCTTGGGACGCTTGGCATTGTGTATACCCTTTTTGCCCATCCGACGGTGCTGTTTCGCCAGCTGTTGTTTGTTGCGCTGTTTGCAGCCGCGATTTATCTCTTTTACCGTTTCGTCTACCAACGCCGCACTAGCAAAGAACGATTGTCGTATCTAAAAGCGGTGCGGCAGTCGAAAAAGCTTCATCCCCGCTCCGCGCACAAGCAGCCGAAGCCGGCGAAACTAAAACGGCCGTTGAAAAAGCGAATGGCGACTCCGCATTTGACCGTCATCGAGGGCAAAAAAGGCAAAAAAAAGAATCGGGCTTCCTTTTAGCTTGATTCTTTTTTGTTTTGGGCGCTCAAAACGCCCACCGCCGCAAAAACTGCCGCGCCCGCTCGCGCCCATAGTCAATGAGACGCCGGCGCGCTTCCAGGTCGATGGAAAAATCGGTCGCAAGAACGTTTTCCACCGGCAAAAAGATGATGTTTTTTTCATGGCGGCGCGAAATATAGCGGGCGTCATGCGCCTCTTTCATCGCCTCAAACAACGCTTCGTACAAATCAAGCGCGTTGGCAATGCGCCGTTTCGGCCGCTGGCCGGGCTTGGCGCTCAATTGAACGCCGAGCACCGGCCGTTTTTTCGTTTCTTTTTCTTCATCAAAGAGAAACAGCGGAAAGTTGCTGAGCACCCCGCCGTCAACGATGAGGGAGGTGCCGTCCCGTCCGTGAAGGCGGACCGGCTCGAAAAAGTACGGAATGCTCGTGCTCATCCGCACCGCCTTGGCGATCGAAAACGAGCCGGGGTCAATGCCGTATATCGCCAAATCATCCGGCAGCACGACGATGCGCCCGTTCGTCACATCGGAGGCAACGATATACAAACTGTCAGCTGGTACATCCCGAAACATACGCACTCCGCGGGCAGCGAGCGCCGATTCGATCCACTGTTCAAACACGTTTCCCTTATAAACTCCTAAATGCCAATATAGACGCACCCACTTCCAAACAGAAAACGGAACCCACGACGCCCGTTCATCCAAAAACTGCTCCAGCCTAAGCTCCTCGAACAACTGCGTCATCTCACGGGCGGTGTATCCAGCCGCCAGTAGCGCAGCAAGCAGCGCCCCGGCGCTCGTCCCGGCAAGCCGCTTCCAGCGCAGCCCTTTTTCTTCAATGGCCTCATACGCCCCCAGCAACGCAAACCCTTTCACTCCGCCGCCGGAAAAGACGAGATCAATGTCCATCGCCGCCTCCCCTTTCTCGCTGTTTATATATATGTAAGAGAAAGAAAAGGCGTTTAGTACGAAAAACAAAAAAGAGCAAGCAGTCGCTTACTCCCCTTGCTCATTGCGCTTTTGCACGTCGCGCAGCGCCTCAAGACGGCGTTCGTCCTCTTGAAAATATTGCACCAAATCGCCAATCCGGTCGATGGCGTTCCAACTCAAATGGTGTTCAATCCCTTCCACATCGCGGTAAATGTTTTCTTCGTTGACGCCAATGAGGCGAAGAAACTGCTCAAGCAGCTCATGGCGGTACACAAGCCGTTGGCCGATTTTTTTTCCTTTCGGCGTCAAGACAAGGCCGCGGTACTTTTCATACACCAAATATTCATCTTTATCGAGCTTTTGCACCATTTTCGTCACTGAAGAAGGGTGAACGGACAACGCTTCCGCGATGTCCGAAACGCGGGCATAGCCTTTTTCTTCAATCAACAAGTAAATTTGTTCAATATAATCTTCCATGCTCGGTGTCGGCAACGTTTGTCCCCTCCTGCAACGTTTGCCTGCCGCCAGCAAATCCCCCGGCCTATACCGTCACTCCGATGCGTCGGCCCTTTTGGCAGACAAAAAGAGCAATCATTTCTATTGTACCATAAAAGGGGCATTACGTAAAATACTGCACCTCAGCCGCCGGGAAAAAGCGGGTAATGTACGAACGCATCGTTTCCTCCAGCTCCTGCGCCTCCTCGTCACGATACACGTATTTGCCGATGCCGTACCGCCCCCACTTATACTTGCGCTTCGATTCGTCCAAATCGAGCTTGGTTTTCGGGTAACGCTGCTCGATGACCCGCTTGGCCGGCTTGGTAAACCGATGCTGGATGAGCTCAAACGTCAAACTAGATAAATCCACTCCTTTCAAAACATTCGTACTCCTTTGCGATTTGCCATGACAGCTCATAAACGCAATGATACAATAAAACTAAGCTGAAAGGGGGGATGCAGAATGTCTCACGAGCTTGTCGAATTGCTTCGCTCAGTGCTGAAAGAGGAGTTGCAGCCGATTCATGAACGCCTCGACCGACTAGAAGCCGGACAACAGCGCCTCGAAGAACGGCAACAACGCCTCGAAGAACGACAACAGCGCCTCGAAGAACGACAACAGCGCCTCGAGGAAAAGTTGGACCATTTCATCATCGAAACGCGCAGCCATTTCAAAAAAATCGAGGACGAGCTGGCTGAGCATCGGCGTATGTTCGAGATACTGTCACATGATTGGCGTAACGCGAACATTGCGATTGAATATTTAAATCATAAGATCGGCCAGCACGATCTGGAAATGTATCAACTCAAAAAGCGGCTCGAACTCCAAGAAACAAAATAAAAGCGTATGCCCGATGACCGGCGCATACGCTCTAACTGCTTAGCTTACCCACGCTTGCGAATGCGGAAATTGTCTTCCAACAGCACCCAGTTTTCCGGATACGGATACCCGAGCACCCAGTAGCTGATTCCGCGCAATCCGTATTCTTTCACCAAGTCAAATTTCGCCAACGCGCTGCGGGCGTCCTCAAACCACACTTCATGTTGTCGCCCTTGTTCATCTGTATAGCGGTAAAACGGCGAGGCGGCCGCCGCATCGTATTGGATGGACGCCCCGTAGCGAATGGGGCTAGCCGGTTCGGGTCGCTCAGTTCATTGGCGGCGACAATCCGCTCGAGTGGAACGCCGTAACGCTGAGCCAACTGCCAAAGCGTCTCCCCGCGCTTTACGACATGAACAATCATGACGCTCCCCCTTTCGTTCCCTCCTTTTACCACTACATCTTGGCTTTTGCCTTTTATGTAAAAAAACGCCGGTTCCTCTACGGAAACCAGCGTTTCATCCATCCAAACCCATCCGTATCACCATTACAGGCCGCACTTCAGCTGGGCGCCGCAGTTCGTGCACGTGTTGCAGCCGCCGATCTCTTCAACCGTTCCTTCGCGGCAAATCGGGCAAATGTTGCCGATTTCGGAGCCGATCGTCACATCGGTGGCGCGCACATCTTGAATCGTATCGACAAGCACGACGGCGCGTTTTGTTTCTTTTTCCTCTTGTTCTTCTGGAAGCAGTTCTAGCTGTTCTTCGATCCGGTTTTCTTCCGCTTTCAACGTCAACACTTGCGCATCGCGGCTGCCGTCGACGTAGACGGTGCCGCCTTTCGCGCCGCCGCGCCATAAACGCTCGTACACTTTTTGCACTTGCTCGACGGTGTAGCCTCTCGGCGCGTTGACCGTTTTCGACAAGCTCGAGTCGACCCAGCGCTGAATGATGCATTGCACATCGGCGTGCGCTTCCGGCGGCAAGTCCATCGCCGTCACAAACCAAGGCGGCAAATGGTTCGGGTCGGCTTCCGGATGTTTGTCCAAATATTCTTGGACAATGTCCGCTTTCACTTCGATAAATTTACCCAAGCGCCCGCTCCGGTAGTACGAGAACGAGAAGTACGGCTCCAGCCCGGTTGAGACGCCGACCATCGTTCCCGTCGATCCTGTCGGCGCCACCGTCAGCAAGTGTGAGTTGCGGATGCCGTATTTCAAAATATCTTGGCGAATGTCATCCGGCATCCGTTTCATGTAACCGGTGTTGATGAACGCTTCGCGCAACTTTTGCGTTTCTTCTTCCGTTTCGCCGACCAAAAACGGGAAGCTGCCTTTTTCTTTCGCCAGCTCGATCGAGGCCCGGTAAGCGGTCGTGGCGATCGTGCGGAACAGTTCGTCCACAAGTTGATTTCCTTCCTCGGAGCCGTACGCTTTTTCGCAGTAAATGAGCAAGTCGGCAAGCCCCATGACGCCAAGGCCGATGCGGCGCTCGCCGAGCGCCTGTTTTTTGTTTTCCTCAAGGAAGTATGGCGTAGCATCAATGACGTTGTCTTGCATCCGCACCCCGATTTCAACCGTACGCTTCAGTTTTTCATAGTCCACGACTTTCCGCTCTTTGTCTACCATGTTCGCCAAGTTAATGGCGGCCAAGTTGCAGACCGAATATGGCGCAAGGGGCTGTTCCCCGCACGGATTGGTCGCCACGACTTTTTGTCCGTACGCGCGAGCGTTCGTCATTTCATTGGCATTGTCGATGAAGAAAATGCCCGGCTCGGCTGAATACGTCGCACAAATGTTGATCAACTTCCAAAGCTCGCGGGCGCGGATTTTCCGGTAGACGCGGACGCGGTAGCCCATTTGTTCCCATTCGCGCACATCGCCGACTTCATGCCATTTTTCATTGTAAATGCGCATTTCTTCTTCAGAATACGTTTCTACGTCCGGGAAGCGCAGCGCGTATTCTTCGTCCTTTTCGACCGCTTCCATGAATTCTTTCGTCAAGCAGACGGAAATGTTCGCACCGGTCAAAAAGTCCGGGTTGTGCACCGTGTATGTACCGCCGGTGCGCAGTTTTTCTTCGGCATCTTTGATAATTTCCTCTGTGAAGCCGCCGTAGTCAGGCGCGTTTTTGTACCGGACGATCGCTTCGTACATCGTTCGCTCCCGCTCGGTGAGCGGCGTGAATTTCAGTTTGTCGCGCGCTGCTTTTTTGATGCCCTCGTCTTCCATATTTTCAAGCAGGTAGCGCAAAATGCGCGGGTTTTGCATTTTCGAGACGATGAATTCGATAATGTCCGGGTGCCAGTCGGCCAGCATAATCATTTGGGCGCCGCGGCGGGAGCCACCTTGCTCGACAAGGTGGGTCAGCTTCGCAATGTCGTCAAGCCATGAGACCGACCCGGACGATTTGCCGTTCACCCCACGCGCAAGCGTATGGCGCGGCCGCAATGTCGAGCCGTTCGTCCCAACGCCGCCGCCGCGGCTCATAATTTCCATCACCTGCTTCCGATGTTCGGAAATGCCTTCGCGCGAATCTTTCACAAACGGCATCACATAGCAGTTGAAATACGTCACTTCCTTGCCTGAACCCGCCCCGTACAACACGCGGCCGGCCGGAACAAAATTCAAGCTGGCGAGCTCTTGATAAAACTTTTCGAACCACTCTTTCCGCTTTTCTTCGGTCTTTTCCACCGCCGCCAGCCCGGTCGCATTGCGCTTGGCGATTTGCTCATAGAAAATCTCGAGCGGCTTGTCGATAATGTCGAGCGATCGAAGGACAATGCCGGTTTCCGCCTCCTCGCCTTCGAGCACGTGCCGGTATTCGTCTTCAATCAACACGCGCGCTTTTTTCGCCTCCCAGTCAATATCGACGATAAAACCGAGACCGCGGGCTGGGAATTTCGGGTCCTCCTTGATCGTCAACACAACGAAATCGCCCGGTGTGAGCGTCAGCTTTTCCGTATCCTTAAACGAATAACGGTCCAACATGACCAAACGGGATACGCCTTTATGGGTGATGTGCATATCCGGCGTAATCGGATGCACTTGCGGAAATAGGCGGATATCCTCGTTCAGCTTGTCAATATTGATTTTCATTTTTTCGGACGACGCCACCGTCATTCTCCTATCTCTCCTCTTTTATATAATTATATAATCTCTCATGTTTTTGCCAATGTTGCCCTGTCTTCTCTACCTTACCATATCAAACAGAAAAAAACAATATATAGTATGATTTTTTACGAAAATCATACTATATATTGTGATTTAGAACAGATCATTTCGTTTTTGTCAAGCAAAAAAAGACAAAAAACGGCGAAAAACGGACCAGCCATGCCGTTTTTGCCAAAACAGGAGCGATGTTCCATATTGCCGCCTAACGCTTAAAGTTCCATTCATCGCTTTCGTATTTCGTCCGCGCCAGCTCTTCGACGTACGCCAACTCTTCGGCGGTGAGCGTGTACGGTTCCAATACGATGTTCAATCCTTTTTCAAATCCTTTGTAAAACGCTTCTTTCGCTTCCTCGATCGTCACCGTGCGGCTCGTCAACTCATTGATCGCGACGGCTTTCTTTTTAAAATCGCGCTGCAGACGCTCTTTCACCCGCTCGTTTGGATATTTAAACAAGCTGAACAGCAAGTCTTCGTCCAAATCGAGCAAAATCGAACCATGCTGCAAAATGACGCCTTTTTGCCGCGTTTGCGCGCTGCCGGCGATTTTCCGCCCCTCAACGACAAGTTCGTACCACGACGGTGCGTCAAAGCAAACAGCCGAGCGCGGGCTGCGCAAATCCGCTTTTTCTTCTTCTGTTTTCGGCACGGCGAAATACGCGTCAAGCCCAAGGAAGCGAAATCCTTCCAAAATGCCCTGGGAGATGACGCGATACGCTTCCGTCACCGTCTGCGGCATCGCGGGATGCGATTCGGAGACGATGACGCTGTATGTCAACTCTTTGTCATGAAGAACGCCGCGCCCGCCAGTCGGGCGGCGGACAAAGCCGAGGCCGTTCCGTTTCACCGCGTCTAAATCAATTTCTTTCTCCACTTTTTGAAAATAGCCGATCGACAACGTCGGCGGATTCCAGCCGTAAAAGCGGACCGTCGGCGGAATTTTTCCTTCGCTGTGCCACTCTAAGAGCGCCTCATCAAGCGCCATATTAAACGACGGCGAGCCCTCGCCGGAGTCAATAAAGCGCCATACTTCCTTTTTAGCCATCGTTCCACCTTCTTTTCAGAATCACCTTTACTAGTTTAGCAAACAACGCCGGCCAAGGGAAGAAAAATGGCATCGCGAAAACACTTTGCTTCCGAGCGGCAACTCTATATAATAGGAAATAGCGGACAAAGCGAAAGGAGGCATGACGGGTGGAAGCATTGCTCATTATTCTCGGGGCGGTCATCGTGTATTCCGTCATTACGTACTTCTGGCAGAAGAGAATTGTCAAAGCATTGACAGAAGAAGAGTTCCGCGCCGGCTACCGGAAGGCGCAATTGATCGATGTCCGTGAACCGGATGAGTTTGCGGCTGGACATATTTTAGGGGCGCGCAACATCCCGCTGACCCAACTGCGCATGCGCATGAAAGAATTGCGCAAAGACCAGCCGATTTATTTATATTGCCAAAACGGGCTGCGCAGCGGGCGGGCCGCACAAATGCTTTACCGGAAAGGGTATCGCGATTTGTACCATTTAAAAGGCGGATTTAAAACGTGGACCGGGAAAGTGAAGAAAAAAGCGTAGCGATCGGCAAAAAGAGGCGCGCTGCCGGACTAGGCAGGCGCCTTTGCTGTTGCGGCCGTCAAGGAGCCGTCTCAAATTCCGGCGGCAGGACGACCGCCTCAAGCACCGAAGCAGCCGCGCCGATGGCGCAGCTTTTCTCTTTCAGCTTGGAGGAGATGATAGACGGCTCGCTTTCTTTTTTGACGAGAATGCGCTCCCTCACCTCTTTGCGCGCTGCATCAAGCACGAAATCACCGGCCTGAGCAAGCGGGCCGCCGATAATGATCGCCTCCGGATTGTACGCGTAGATCACCTGCAACAGTCCGATGCCGAGATAACGCCCCGTTTCCTCCAAAATGCCGGCCAACGGTTCATCGCTTTCCGCCGCCAGCGCCATCGCGGCGATGGAAAAGCGGTCGTCCAGCCACTCCGAACGGCCTTCTTCGGCCAAACGGCGTTCAATATATTTTTGTGAAGCGTACATTTCCCAGCAGCCGGTATTGCCGCAAGTACAGCGGACGCCGTTGACATCGATCGTATGATGGCCGATCTCGCCCGCTAGCCCGTTCACCCCGCGATACAGCTGATGATGAAGGACGACGCCGGCGCCAATGCCGATGCCGGCGCTAATATACACAAAATGGGCAAACTCCTTGCCGGCGCCGAACCATTTTTCGCCAAGCGCCGCCAGTTTCGCCTCGTTTTCGACGATGACCGGATATTGCGGCCATCGCTTTTGCAAGGCCGATGCCAACGCCACATCGCCCCAACGCAAGTTCGGCGCAAAAATCACCGTCCCGCTTTCCGTATGGACAACGCCCGGCACCCCGATGCCGATTCCCATTACGCCGTACGGCGTCGTCGGCGCCCGGCGGACCGCGGCTTCAACCAATTCGGCCATCTCGCCGACAATCGCCTCCTGCCCTTCGGACGGGCGGAACGAACGCCGCTGCTCCCATATGATTTCAGCATTTAAGTTCGTCACCACGGCGTACAAATAGTTAACGCCGAGCTCGACGCCGACAAGCGAACCGGCGTCGGCATTAAAGCGGAGCATGAGCGGCCGGCGTCCGCCTGTGGAGACGCCGATGCCGCTTTCATGGACAAAATGCTCGGCGATCAGCTCATCGACGAGCGCTGAAACCGTCGCTTTATTCAGTCCGGTCGTTTTCGCAATATCGGCGCGTGAAATCGGGTGTTGGTCGCGGATCAATTTCAGGACGAGCTGTTTATTTATTTTTTTGACAAGAGTGATGTTCCCTGTCCTCACGTTTTCGGTCATCCTTTTCGTCATGACTTTTAGTATGCACCGCGAATGATGGATCAGCCATTGCTATTAGTTTATATAATAAACTAACTCGACTTTTCTGTCAATGCCGCCATAGCAATGCAGCTGTCCCCAAACGAAACGGCCCGCCCACTGTCGGGCGAGCCGTTTGTCGGTATCACGGATCAGTTTGTCGGCTTTTGATAGCGCAAAATCGGCTTGCGCGCTGCGGTCGTTTCATCAAGCCGCTTGACGACCGTCGTATGCGGCGCTTCTTGAACGATTTCCGGAGTTTCTTCCGCTTCCTTGGCAATTTGAATCATCGCATCGATGAACGCATCGAGCGTCTCTTTCGACTCCGTCTCGGTCGGCTCAATCATCATGCACTCTTCGACGATGAGCGGGAAGTAAGTGGTCGGCGGATGGAAGCCGAAATCAAGCAGCCGTTTCGCGATGTCAAGCGTTCTGACGCCAAGTTTCTTTTGCCGCTTGCCGGATAAGACAAACTCATGCTTGCAATGGCGGTCATACGGCAAATCGTAATACTCGGCAAGACGGCGCATCATATAGTTGGCGTTTAAAACGGCGTATTCGCTCACCGCTTTCAAACCGTCCGGCCCCATCGAGCGGATGTACGTGTACGCCCGGACGTTGATGCCGAAATTGCCGTAAAACGGCTTGACGCGGCCGATTGACTGTGGACGGTCGTAGTCAAGGTAGCAACGGCCGTTTTCCCCTTTGGCGATGACCGGTTTCGGCAAAAACGGCACAAGGTCAGCTTTCACCCCGACCGGGCCCGATCCTGGCCCTCCGCCGCCGTGCGGGCCGGTGAACGTTTTATGCAAGTTCAAATGGACGACGTCAAAGCCCATATCGCCGGGGCGCGCCTTGCCGAGGATGGCGTTTAAGTTCGCGCCGTCATAGTACAGCTTGCCGCCCGCTGCATGGACGATTTCCGCCATTTCGACGATTTGCTCTTCAAACAGCCCGAGCGTGTTCGGGTTCGTGAGCATGAGCGCCGCTGTGTCAGGGCCGACGACGCGCCGCAAATCCTCCAAATCAACAAGGCCGGCGGCAGTCGATTTGACCGTCACTGTCTCAAACCCCGCAACGGTTGCCGACGCCGGATTCGTACCGTGCGCCGAATCCGGGACGATTACCTTCGTCCGGTTGAAATCGCCGTTGGCCTCATGGTAAGCGCGGATCATCATGAGCCCGGTCCACTCGCCATGGGCGCCGGCGGCCGGCTGCAAGGTGACCGCATCCATGCCCGTGATTTCTTTTAAATGCTCCTGCAAGTCGTACATCAACTCAAGCGCCCCTTGCACCGTTTCTTCCGGCTGCAGCGGGTGGATGTGGGCAAACCCGGCGAGACGGGCGACGTTTTCATTGATTTTCGGATTGTATTTCATCGTGCACGATCCAAGCGGGTAAAACCCGGAATCAACGCCGTGGTTTCGCTTGGAAAGCGCCGTGTAATGGCGCATCAAATCGAGCTCCGATACTTCCGGCAGCTCCGGTTCTTCAGAACGCAAATAATCGGGCGGCACAAGCTCGCTGACATCGACAGCCGGAACATCGAGCGCCGGCAGGCTGTAGGCGAGCCGTCCCGGCTTGCTTCGTTCGAAAATAAGCGGTTGATCGTTATGCATGGCAATCCCCCAATTCATTGACGAACCGATCGATTTCTTCTTTCGTGCGCAGTTCGGTGACAGCAACAAGCATATGATTGGAAAGTTCCGGATAATCACCGCCAAGGTCGCAGCCGCCGATGATCCCCTTTTCGAGCAGGCGGGCGTTCACCTCAGAAACCGGACGGTTGAGCCGGATGACGAATTCATTGAAAAATGGACCGGCAAACGGCGACACAACCCCGTGCTGTTCGAATGCCTGTTTCGCATAATGCGCCTTTTGCATGTTCATCGTCGCCATCTCTTTTACGCCCCGTTTTCCGAGCGCCGAGAGCGCCACCGAGGCGGCGAGGGCATTCAGCGCCTGGTTCGAGCAAATATTGGATGTCGCTTTATCGCGGCGGATATGCTGCTCGCGCGCCTGCAGCGTCAACACAAACCCGCGGCGCCCGTCTTCATCTTTCGTTTGCCCGACGAGCCGGCCTGGAATTTTCCGCATCAGCGGCGCTTTGACAGCGAAATACCCGCAATGTGGGCCGCCGAACTGCATCGGGATG is a window from the Geobacillus stearothermophilus ATCC 12980 genome containing:
- a CDS encoding patatin-like phospholipase family protein, giving the protein MDIDLVFSGGGVKGFALLGAYEAIEEKGLRWKRLAGTSAGALLAALLAAGYTAREMTQLFEELRLEQFLDERASWVPFSVWKWVRLYWHLGVYKGNVFEQWIESALAARGVRMFRDVPADSLYIVASDVTNGRIVVLPDDLAIYGIDPGSFSIAKAVRMSTSIPYFFEPVRLHGRDGTSLIVDGGVLSNFPLFLFDEEKETKKRPVLGVQLSAKPGQRPKRRIANALDLYEALFEAMKEAHDARYISRRHEKNIIFLPVENVLATDFSIDLEARRRLIDYGRERARQFLRRWAF
- a CDS encoding vitamin B12-dependent ribonucleotide reductase; translation: MTVASSEKMKINIDKLNEDIRLFPQVHPITPDMHITHKGVSRLVMLDRYSFKDTEKLTLTPGDFVVLTIKEDPKFPARGLGFIVDIDWEAKKARVLIEDEYRHVLEGEEAETGIVLRSLDIIDKPLEIFYEQIAKRNATGLAAVEKTEEKRKEWFEKFYQELASLNFVPAGRVLYGAGSGKEVTYFNCYVMPFVKDSREGISEHRKQVMEIMSRGGGVGTNGSTLRPRHTLARGVNGKSSGSVSWLDDIAKLTHLVEQGGSRRGAQMIMLADWHPDIIEFIVSKMQNPRILRYLLENMEDEGIKKAARDKLKFTPLTERERTMYEAIVRYKNAPDYGGFTEEIIKDAEEKLRTGGTYTVHNPDFLTGANISVCLTKEFMEAVEKDEEYALRFPDVETYSEEEMRIYNEKWHEVGDVREWEQMGYRVRVYRKIRARELWKLINICATYSAEPGIFFIDNANEMTNARAYGQKVVATNPCGEQPLAPYSVCNLAAINLANMVDKERKVVDYEKLKRTVEIGVRMQDNVIDATPYFLEENKKQALGERRIGLGVMGLADLLIYCEKAYGSEEGNQLVDELFRTIATTAYRASIELAKEKGSFPFLVGETEEETQKLREAFINTGYMKRMPDDIRQDILKYGIRNSHLLTVAPTGSTGTMVGVSTGLEPYFSFSYYRSGRLGKFIEVKADIVQEYLDKHPEADPNHLPPWFVTAMDLPPEAHADVQCIIQRWVDSSLSKTVNAPRGYTVEQVQKVYERLWRGGAKGGTVYVDGSRDAQVLTLKAEENRIEEQLELLPEEQEEKETKRAVVLVDTIQDVRATDVTIGSEIGNICPICREGTVEEIGGCNTCTNCGAQLKCGL
- the mntR gene encoding transcriptional regulator MntR, whose product is MPTPSMEDYIEQIYLLIEEKGYARVSDIAEALSVHPSSVTKMVQKLDKDEYLVYEKYRGLVLTPKGKKIGQRLVYRHELLEQFLRLIGVNEENIYRDVEGIEHHLSWNAIDRIGDLVQYFQEDERRLEALRDVQKRNEQGE
- a CDS encoding DUF1385 domain-containing protein, which translates into the protein MKQEKPLYGGQAVVEGVMFAGKTHSVTAIRRTDGTIEYFSAPRRANPTLAAFKKIPFVRGIVAIIEASATGAKHLQFASERYDVALGEEQTEAESSSNLTLILGAAAIGVLSFLFAKTVFTLIPALLAAAFKPLIPGKTGQILLEGAFKLALLLGYIYFISLTPLVKRVFQYHGAEHKVINAYEAGWPLTVEHVQRASRLHYRCGSSFILFTVIVGLFLYLFVPTDPLWLRIVNRLALIPVVLGVSFEVLQFTNKWRDIPLLRWLGYPGLWLQRLTTKEPDDDQVEVAIASFQQLLRLEAEAEAKKAVQ
- a CDS encoding rhodanese-like domain-containing protein; the protein is MEALLIILGAVIVYSVITYFWQKRIVKALTEEEFRAGYRKAQLIDVREPDEFAAGHILGARNIPLTQLRMRMKELRKDQPIYLYCQNGLRSGRAAQMLYRKGYRDLYHLKGGFKTWTGKVKKKA
- the gcvPB gene encoding aminomethyl-transferring glycine dehydrogenase subunit GcvPB, translating into MHNDQPLIFERSKPGRLAYSLPALDVPAVDVSELVPPDYLRSEEPELPEVSELDLMRHYTALSKRNHGVDSGFYPLGSCTMKYNPKINENVARLAGFAHIHPLQPEETVQGALELMYDLQEHLKEITGMDAVTLQPAAGAHGEWTGLMMIRAYHEANGDFNRTKVIVPDSAHGTNPASATVAGFETVTVKSTAAGLVDLEDLRRVVGPDTAALMLTNPNTLGLFEEQIVEMAEIVHAAGGKLYYDGANLNAILGKARPGDMGFDVVHLNLHKTFTGPHGGGGPGSGPVGVKADLVPFLPKPVIAKGENGRCYLDYDRPQSIGRVKPFYGNFGINVRAYTYIRSMGPDGLKAVSEYAVLNANYMMRRLAEYYDLPYDRHCKHEFVLSGKRQKKLGVRTLDIAKRLLDFGFHPPTTYFPLIVEECMMIEPTETESKETLDAFIDAMIQIAKEAEETPEIVQEAPHTTVVKRLDETTAARKPILRYQKPTN
- a CDS encoding SA1362 family protein; this encodes MRHRAVHPLAGLMILLGTLGIVYTLFAHPTVLFRQLLFVALFAAAIYLFYRFVYQRRTSKERLSYLKAVRQSKKLHPRSAHKQPKPAKLKRPLKKRMATPHLTVIEGKKGKKKNRASF
- a CDS encoding lipoate--protein ligase family protein, yielding MAKKEVWRFIDSGEGSPSFNMALDEALLEWHSEGKIPPTVRFYGWNPPTLSIGYFQKVEKEIDLDAVKRNGLGFVRRPTGGRGVLHDKELTYSVIVSESHPAMPQTVTEAYRVISQGILEGFRFLGLDAYFAVPKTEEEKADLRSPRSAVCFDAPSWYELVVEGRKIAGSAQTRQKGVILQHGSILLDLDEDLLFSLFKYPNERVKERLQRDFKKKAVAINELTSRTVTIEEAKEAFYKGFEKGLNIVLEPYTLTAEELAYVEELARTKYESDEWNFKR
- a CDS encoding ROK family transcriptional regulator, translating into MRTGNITLVKKINKQLVLKLIRDQHPISRADIAKTTGLNKATVSALVDELIAEHFVHESGIGVSTGGRRPLMLRFNADAGSLVGVELGVNYLYAVVTNLNAEIIWEQRRSFRPSEGQEAIVGEMAELVEAAVRRAPTTPYGVMGIGIGVPGVVHTESGTVIFAPNLRWGDVALASALQKRWPQYPVIVENEAKLAALGEKWFGAGKEFAHFVYISAGIGIGAGVVLHHQLYRGVNGLAGEIGHHTIDVNGVRCTCGNTGCWEMYASQKYIERRLAEEGRSEWLDDRFSIAAMALAAESDEPLAGILEETGRYLGIGLLQVIYAYNPEAIIIGGPLAQAGDFVLDAARKEVRERILVKKESEPSIISSKLKEKSCAIGAAASVLEAVVLPPEFETAP